A region of the Penicillium psychrofluorescens genome assembly, chromosome: 6 genome:
AAGGACTTCAACCTTCCCAAGCACGGTGACATCGACACCAAGAACCTCTATGTGCGTCCTGACAGCAATCCGACCAATAACCTCCAATTTGCTAATTGCCCTGCAAACAGGTCATCAAGGCTCTTCAGTCCCTGAACTCGCGCGGTTTCGTCAAGACCCAGTTCTCGTGGCAGTACTACTACTACACCCTGACTCCCGAGGGTCTCGACTACCTCCGCGAGTGGCTGCACCTCCCCGCCGAGGTTGTCCCCGCCACCCACATAAAGCAGCAGCGCTCGCACGCTCCCCCGCGCGGCATGATGAGCGGCGGTGATGACCGTGAGCGTCGTCCCCGTGCTCCCCGTGAGGGTGGCCGTGAGGGTGGTtaccgccgccgcgaggaGGGTGGAAAGGAGGGCGGTGCCCCCGGCGAGTTCGCTCCTTCTTTCCGTGGTGGCTTcggccgtggccgtggcgcTCCCCCCTCCTAAGGGTAGTCACCTTGGTGTCCTGTCATCCTCTGCTCGGTCGTCCTGGGGGTTCTCTACTGAGGTGCGGTCCGGAGTAGGGTCCTCGGGAAACGGGGATCTGAAATGGATTCACTGAATGGAtccttttgtttctgggAAGGATACGGggaagcaaaaaaaaattagATATGATGCCACTGGTTTTATGCTGTAGCTAGTTCTAATGGCAATTTCATGATTCGGTGCAATTCTCTATCTTGATATGTACATTGTTTCACTTGATGAACTCCGTCTCTGGCCAAGAGAACTCAAGGTGAGCTCTACACTAACTAAGCAAATCTCTTCCGATCATACCGAACCACAGCCTGCAAAATGACCGAGGCTCCAGTGGCACAATCGTCTGCGGAGCAGAACTCCTCTGGATGGTGGCTCAGTCCGTCCTTGCACGGGACAAAGATCATACTGGTCGGGACACGCTTGGACGTGAAGACACTATCATGACCGGCGCCACTCATCATGGGCCGCACCAGAGACTTGGGGTCAGCAGTGTCCGCATCTGCGACAACTGCTAGAGCCGACTGCTGTACACAGTCAATGCAGTCCGGGTGGAACTTGACAGCGGGCGAGTCAAAATCCAGCGTCC
Encoded here:
- a CDS encoding uncharacterized protein (ID:PFLUO_008686-T1.cds;~source:funannotate) → MDEVQLIPKADRKKIHEYLFREGVLVAKKDFNLPKHGDIDTKNLYVIKALQSLNSRGFVKTQFSWQYYYYTLTPEGLDYLREWLHLPAEVVPATHIKQQRSHAPPRGMMSGGDDRERRPRAPREGGREGGYRRREEGGKEGGAPGEFAPSFRGGFGRGRGAPPS